The nucleotide window gaagttgtttttagattttttttagggaaacttttgatttttttttaaacttttttttataacaaactgATCTGTCTGGTGAGAATAGATGAGCGGCAACGGTGGTCAAAATTGCTCTGGCGAGGTAATGGTGGTTTATGATGCAGTGGTGATGATGTCTGCACAGTGGAACGAAAGGGGCATGCAGGCACGTTAACACTCCCCCTCTCGAAACATCTACTTTTTAAGAAACTACTTATAATATCTTCTTTTTAAGAAACTATTTATATCTTCtttttaagaatataaataaaaaaatcatttttttataagaaatggGATTTTCGGTATAGGAATAAACAAACCATGGATAAATCTAAGCGACTCTTTCTTAAATCTAAGCAATCTTTTCGTAGGAGTTTGTCCCCGATCCAATCGGGGGATCGAATTGATTATAAAAACATGAGTTTACTTTATCGAGTTATTAGTCACCAAGGAAAAATATTATCTAGACGCGTGAATAGATCAACCTTaaaacaacaatgattaatTACGATTGCTATAAAACAAGCTCGTATTTTATCTTTGTTACcttttgttagttttaattcgTTACCGTTACCTTTTGttaataatggaaaaaaaaaatatgaaaaaaaaatgaaaaaagcgAGTCGATCGGTAGAACTCCTACTActgttctaaaaaaattaaataaataattactcTTCAAgtaaatttcattttgaatCGAAACTCAAATTCAATGcagatttatatatatatttttttcggCGAAAAATACGACAATCCTATTGAGGATGTTGCGTTGTAAGAAAAAAGATAATAGGTGAAGAAGAATAATTTTCTTGAGCGgggttgtttatttattttgataacttTATCATATGAATTCTATTTTATCATACAAATCTCTTTTATTCTACCACCTTCCCGGAGTTGAGTCTCCGtggaatttttattattttatgatctCCTTAGCAATCATAAAAAGACAATTCCCTTTTAATATAGCAATTTGTGCAGCTATTTTACGATTAAGAAGCAATTGACTCTTGTACAGATTGTCTCAATAATATAGTTTTTAGGCCAACGATGAATAATGATATAGTTCAAGaccaatcattaaaaaaaaaatcaatgtcaaGTGGGAAACAAATATCATTTACCCCTATATGCATTATGATAGTGTTTCTTACTGCATTTGAATGGTATAGCCATTAACTCAAATATCTTAGTAGTCAGTATTGAGGTAAAACACATTCCAGCCAACCAAATAGaccacaatatcaattaaggccccgtttggataaacaacttatataaatGTTTATGGCATTatggcttataacattagagcttacttcataagctcttatacttgataagctatttatgtttggatatgtacactaaaaagtacttacataaattgaagtgtttggatctgacattacataagcaattatcgaaattttaaatatttttaatttaacaaaaaaatcaaagaatcgaaacacaaaaatgaaagataatagtgtacagtttgttaccaaaaaaagacaagttatgtttgttttatttatttagtttcattttgttacgtaacaaaaaaataataattttttttcttcaaaaaaaaaaaaaatcttagttctGTGTGTTattttagtaagataagtatataaaaattttgttactcatgcaccgtcaaagataactaacattataattaaaatatatgtttgtttctaaaaacaaaaaaaaaaaattaaaatatatgttttgaaaaagttgatccagagagaatcgaaggaggttacataaattcataagctccttgttaagccagagggtaagctgaaaatttaggcttattaaaatatggcataagcagcttatgaaactatgataagctatttttatttatttacccaaacacctttaaaaaggcttatgggagtagataagcccatATAAACTCAActtaagccaatccaaacggggcctaagtGGTATAGGGTTCGTATGTtacaaattaaactaacaatgattttgacattgaataaaattataatctatTTTGCGTTAgttgaccaaaataaaaatcactattctttaaaatataatttagtatATTTGATTACAAACTCAGTTCAATCTTAACAATTTCTAATTGCTAACTAAATTGTTTTTTCTCACAAGCTACACTTAACAACTTCTTATTCAAAGTTGTTTTTAGGATTTTTaaattctgttttattttttttttaagaatttttttttataacggATACAATACTcttttaaatgataattaatatttttttaaaaaggtggttttttacttaaaaaaactGTAACAAATGGACTCCTCTTCCGACgattattatattgttggtattattgaaaaatataagaatttatattatatttgttatatctaTTCACTAATTATGAAGCTTACTCTTGGATTTCCTATCCTTCTCTCCAGGAAACCCTTCCTCTGCCTTCTCTCTAGAAAACAACAGACTCAATTACCACCTAATTTGGCCACCACCCACATTTGTCACCATGTAGCACTCTCTCGTGGCGGTGTGATGAGCGGCGTTTTGACCTCCGCGCCACCAAACTTCCATTTCCACCGTTTTGCTGACGGTTGTTTTGGTTTGTTCGAAGTCCTCTAGACCGGTGCCTTTTGTAACAGCTCATTTTTCACtaggattattttatttatttatttattatatgtatttatgtgtgtttatatgtgcttaaaaaaattatttcttgtgGCGATACACAAACTCGTCAGAGACGaagatgagattcaatttctcatcatCGTTAGATATGTGTAGGGTAACTTGTAAGTATCTGGGAGTCGTGGGATAGAGacgacaaaaaataaaactcgtCTCCACCAATCCCATTGTCCtaattttattactcataacttactccttttcaataaaattaaaaatagtttttttctttgaaacaaagtttgattgtttttttttatccttccaaaaaaaaaaagttcgatgtttttttacacaaatttttttatttgttacatgaaaatttaaatttccATAAAACTAAATTGGTTTCCAAATAATAGCGGTTAGATGATAAGATCAGTTGAAGAACCGAAATACTATAAATTGGCAATTGTTTGTTATGGGAGAGGGATATTTTCCTAAGTAAAGCTTCTATCTAGTAttaatcttaaaataaatcCTCTCAAAACAAATCTTAAAATAAGCTTCTATAAATAATAACCTTCCAACCCTACTATTTTCATTCTTCACAACACAATAATATCAGTGCTTCAAAACTTTATATAGTTAACCCTAATATTCCCATTCTCCTTCATCTTTCTATCTTTCTACTATGGCTTCTTCTCATCACACCGCTGTGTTGATGCTTTTGGTTGCACTGTTGCTGAGTTCCGCCGTTGCTAGATCATCCCCCAACTCTTCTCCGTTTCCATCACCTGCTATTTCTCCCTCAGCTGACTCACCAGTGGCCTCTCCTTCACCATCTGGTTCTCCCACTGCCTCTCCTGTTGTCGCTACATCATCGATCTCTACCCCTCCATCGCCTACTATTTCTCCCCCTGCTGCTGCTCCTGCTGTGACTCCATCATCGATCTCTACTCCTCCATCTCAAGGACCATCGCCTGCGATTTCTCCCTCCGCTAGCTCAACGGCATCTTCATCTGCTCCCGTACCTGTGAAGAGCAGTCCTTCTCCTTCACCGTCTGCCATCAACTCTCCACCATCTCCTCAAGCTTCACCTGCAGCTACTCCTGCTATTACTCCATCGTCGATCTCTATCCCTCCATCTAAAGTACCATCAACGTCCACAAACGACGCCGCTTTGAACAGATTTACAGTTGCTGGATCTGCTGCTGTCGTGGTTTTCGCTGCTGCTTTGATGATGTAGAGAGTTAGACTGAGTTTTTTTAGGGTAGAAGCTGAGTtgtatttttacttattttgtttttttatcacGAATTTACATGAATATAATTCTGCTATGTgcttgtaattattttttatactattatttGCGTTGTAGATTATTGTTTTGAATTGTACATGATATcccttcaacaacaacaaaattaactCCATGAACGTTTTTTCgattatgaattatttttagttttgtttggtAATTTCTTTCACCAGAGATAGTACACTCTCCCTCACAACAAAACCTTAGTGAAAGTGCAAAACAGATGAGATAGCAAACAAAACTATTTGTATTCAACATTGTTAATGTTTCAAACAAAACTATTCACTCCTCATGGTTTGTTAATGTTTCGAtgtgggattttttttttttttttttgaaaggatttcgATATGGGGACAAACATGATGTAaagcattaaaaaaatgtgttcatTCTAAATAgaatccttttctttttttattgaatgaccACTAAGGGTCTTTTGATGTAGCTTTTTCTGATAGCCATGGTATTCTTACGGGATATTAGCATGTTGTGTTTGAACTCTTTAATTAAAGTGGAGAGAGTTTTTTAAGTGTGAGATTTTTAAGGGTTGAATATATCAATGTTGTAGAGTTCAGAACatatcaaccttcaacaacaagaaaaaatagaaactcTAGCATCATTGTACAAAAAGAAGATTACTTACTTATACACAATAGAGtaatgatgaaaaatattttgattcactctttaatcttttaTAGAGATTGATTGAACATCCATGATTGTTTGTGGGTGAAAGAGggtaaaaaatagttttttttctttctttgaaacaaagtttgattgtttttttatccctaaaaaaaaaattgattttgttgtttttatggaGTTGAgcttattattctttttttttttttgaattgctTTATTCTTCAGGAGAAAATGCTAGTCACAATATATAGTTCAACAAACTAAGTAAATGAGTCATAaagatatataatattttttatataaaaaaagatatagaTAAAAAAGTAGACAAATAAGACGTATTATTTTATATAGAGTAGTGAGGAATTATGGGACAAAAAATACATCTGCTTGGTTTCAGACTTGGTACAACTCAAAATCATGATTCTATTTGGTTTGCACAACCAGGAAATTATTCTGAGAATctaaaagaagataaaataatacGAGATTGTCATAAGAATTATATACAAAAAACCtcctgatgggataaaaccgcaagtgcacggtcttaccgaagtagtaaaaagatgagtatcgttccgacaggaagttatgaattcaattaactttaaataatttttagactgaagatttataaggtagaaaggtttgggtttttaattaaaagcaaataataaaagaaaagataaaagtcttgggattattggttcatctaaatgacaagtccttcacaaagcaaactataagcttataactttatgttagacctaatttctcaagacagtttctcttttgttcctctagcaaccaagcctatttcgctgacttgattactattagattttggttcctctaacaaccaagcctatttcgctgatttgatcattattagttcccttgaagatcgaaactataagtctcaaagatttcaaagactatttcgctgactttgaaatccttgtctaaattcacttgttcgaatatcaaagctccactttcgttttatgaattgatatttgagatgatggataaacaattatcaaaccctccactttcgtttccacagtttgataatggttgatccatgttaaagcggtgaatttagataagaaattagggttacataagattaaggcttagaacttggtttgattaggattatgtcatttagacttatccaacaatcccaagacaaagagaagtctactcactaatgttcatcgtagacgaggagaagaagagagaaagcataaaagtaaataacaagaaagtaaatgaacttttattagaaagacaattgtcacatattgcattccaagaaaagatgaatatttgtgatggctagctactctatttatagtttacatccgacttaaaatctaagcaatcactagaatgtttcacaagtaaactaaaacagagtagcttaaaatctaagcaaaagcagcaaaagtagttatggagtgtggcacggccgtgccaagcctagcacgggccgtgccaagtttctgacttgagggagatatatttttgtctctgaatcttcgtattttcataccaaatcagctccaaaactcCTTTCtcttgctccaagactcaatccatcaaatattcgtttatgaaatataacaatatgcaattgtagtaaaatagttcaaaaaaggaaataatattaatataaaataaacttaaatctaattaaaactaaactaaataacatattaaaatagataataaatgactcatcacctCCGGTGTCGAGGGAATTGGACGaatagattaaaaaaagaatCGATCTGATTCAAGTCATAATCTATATGGGACTTCCAACGTTATTAATGGAGGGTAAGAATCGAAGAATTACAGACtaatgtgcaaaaaaaaaacttaattgtgTGACCcgaaaaattaacattacaatTACAAGAATTCCAAATGCTTATAGCTGGACAATTAAAGAATAGAATTTCGTTTAGGAAAGCAAtcaaaaaatctatttaattagcTGAACAGGCAAGTACAAAAGGAGTTCAAGTACAAATTGCGGGACGTATCGACGGAAAAGAAATTGCACGTGTCGAATGGATTAGAGAAGGTAGGGTTCCTCTACAAACCATTCGAGCTAAAATTGATTATTGTTCCTATCCAGTTCGAACTATTTATGGGGTATTAGGAATCAAAGTTTGGATATTTCTAAACAACGACTAATTTACTTTTCCTTATTTTTAGCGTTCCTTcttttgataaaagaaaaaatgacgaattcttattttcaaaaaagaaatgacaaattttataagattgaataaaaaaattgattaatcaTTTTATAGTAAAGGAGTTGCTATGCTTAGTGTGTGACtcgttagttttttttagagtgGTTAAATTTCTACAAGAATTTGTAGAATTAATTACTAAAGAATTAATAACCTACTCATCGCTTACCATTATCTGGATATAAAGAACCGCggaaaatagaaaatcaaaataaagatCTATGTGGTGATATAATTTTAGCaactgaaataaaaaagaatctgATTATTAGTTGTAAAGCAATAAGAATATCCAGATAAATGAAGTggtgaaagaaagagagaaaaaaagatatCAATGACATAGAATTCTACTATGTAAAGGTCTATGGGTCATTTCATAAAAGGTAGTGTAATAAAGCATCAATATTCTAAATTCATCCATATATGGATGAATGTATTCCTAGAATAGACAAATCAAGAGCAGCGAATCAATCAAACTGAGAAGGTTGattcaacaaaaaagaataaaataaataagaaaactttatgaaaataaaatcttattaatattaattaaagaggCTCCATTGTAGAATTTAGATCTAACCATAAATCGAAAAGCGATGGGAACGATGGAACTTGTGAATACTTAAGATTATATTAAATTTCATAATCTTACTGATTCATTAGATGGGATGGTGGACGGAACTaagaattcattattttttgaggAGTTGTGGACTAATCCAACATCACATCTTAAATTTATAATGAAAGAGTAAAATATTCGCCCGCGAaaatgtggatttttttttaatttagaaatttttgccaatatatatgataataaaaaaaaaaaaagacaaatatggATTCGTTAGAACCTTATATCAAAACAACATTATCTAGTTAGATATGGATAGCAAAAATGGTCTATAAAAATCCATATTTGGTTTTATATCCAAGCAAGATATACAAATTTctaatagataaaataaattctatgaAATGTCAAAAAATCCCGCGATTctattctattttaaatttaatttaatattgtaatttataattaatttttttttggttaaatatttttgaatcgATTTATTCGCGAGGAGCCGTATGAGGTGAAAATCTCATGTACGGTTCTGTAATAGAGATGGAATTGAGAAATAACGATCAACTATAACCCCAAAAGAACCAGATTCCGCAAACAACATCGAGGAAGAATGAAAGGAAAAGCCTATCGAGGTAATACAATTTCCTTCGAAAAATATGTTCTTTAGGCACTTGAGCCCGCTTGGATCACATCTAGACAAATAGAAGTAGGGCGAAGGGCAATGTCACGAAATGTTCGCCGAGGTGGGAAAATATGGGTATGCATATTTCCAGACAAACCTGTTACAATAAGATCTACCGAAACGCGTATGGGTTCGGGAAAAGGATCTCCCGAATATTGGGTAGCTGTCGTTAAACCCGACAAAATACTTTATGAAATGGGCGGGGTCCCAGAAAATATAGCTAGAAAGGCTATTTCAATAGCGGCATCCAAAATGCCTATAAGAACTCAATTCATTCTTTCAGAATAATCATTAGATCGAAATAGGtctttagtataaaaaaatgataatttttttttttttttttttttgaacagagatttttttttttacttcaactTTTTGACTGAAAGATAGTAAAAAATGATATGATTCAACCTCAAACCTATTTAAATGTAGCCGATAATAGCGGAGCCCGTGAATTGATCTGTATTCGAATCATAGGAGCTAGTAATCAACGGTATGCTTATATTGGTGacattgttgttgatgtaatCAAAAAAGCAGTATCAAATTCATCTTTAGAAATATCTGAAGTGATCAGGGTTGTAACTGTACGTACTTGTAAAGAACTAAAACGTAGTAATGGTATAATAATAAAGTATGATGATAATGCGGTGGTTCTCATTGATAATGAAGGAAATCCAAAAGGAACTAGAATTTTTTCCGCAATAGCCCGAGAATTgagacttgatttttttttttgcacaaaatttgtttatttgttacataaaaatttaaatttcctAAAAACTAAATTGGTTTCCATATAATAGTGGTTATATGATAAGATCAGTTGAAGAATTGAAATACTATAAATTGGCAAttgtttattattgtttgttACGGGAGAGAGATATTTTCTTATGTAAAGCTTCTATCTATTAATCTAAAATAAATCCTCACAAAACAAATATCTAAAAAAACCAATAACACAATAATCTTCCAACAAATAAATACGCGTTTAAGCTTATATATAAATAACCTTCCAACCCTAATATTTTCTTCACTCAAAACTTTCTAGTTAACCCTAATATTCCCATTCTCGTTCATCTTTCTACTATGGCTTCTTCTCACTCGGCTGTGTTGATGCTTTTCGTTGCACTGTTTCTGAGTTCCGCTGTTGCTCGATCACCACCATCATCCCCCCAGTCTTCTCCGTTTCCATCACCTGCTATTTCTCCCTCCGCTGACTCACCAGTGGCGTCTTCTCCGGTACCTCTGAATAGTGCTCCCTCTCCTTCACCGTCTGCTTTCTCTGGTTCTCCTGCTGTCGCTCCATCCTGGATCTCTACCCCTCCATCTCAAGGACCATCGCCTACTATTTCTCCTCCTGCTGCTGCTCCTGCTGTGACTCCATGGTCGATCTCTACTCCTCCATCTCAAGGACCATCGCCTGCGATTTCTCCCATACCTGTGAAGAGCAGTCCTTCTCCTTCACCGTCTGCCATCAACTCTCCATCATCTCCTCCTCAAGCTTTCCCCGCAGCCACTCCTGC belongs to Medicago truncatula cultivar Jemalong A17 chromosome 6, MtrunA17r5.0-ANR, whole genome shotgun sequence and includes:
- the LOC25496252 gene encoding mucin-1; the protein is MASSHHTAVLMLLVALLLSSAVARSSPNSSPFPSPAISPSADSPVASPSPSGPSPAISPSASSTASSSAPVPVKSSPSPSPSAINSPPSPQASPAATPAITPSSISIPPSKVPSTSTNDAALNRFTVAGSAAVVVFAAALMM
- the LOC25496251 gene encoding classical arabinogalactan protein 1, which encodes MASSHSAVLMLFVALFLSSAVARSPPSSPQSSPFPSPAISPSADSPVASSPVPLNSAPSPSPSAFSGSPAVAPSWISTPPSQGPSPTISPPAAAPAVTPWSISTPPSQGPSPAISPIPVKSSPSPSPSAINSPSSPPQAFPAATPAITPSAISTPPSKAPSTSTNAAAALNRFTVAGSTAVVVFVAALMM